One window of Poseidonibacter antarcticus genomic DNA carries:
- a CDS encoding major outer membrane protein: MKITKLSLAAIIAIGSITCANAQSLENAIKNVEVSGTVVYRYNNYEENNSAQKDDSYTANNYKAAINVSSKVNDDIKFNSRFIAGNQDNAGENVYNTQSESDENFDVFLSEVNFAYSGIENTMITIGKQGITTPFTLSRDSLGNEATGTGVVASTHMGDLVSLTAGYFNQTNLDTGDLLSSVVSGSNDFYYVNGVLAFSGITIDATYADSEDQFDAYSIGVATNIDLGSVSLSPYARYSELNEDVSDIENTLWKVGMGAQAGIFGAYLAYGETGEDGGNVAIDASSDAGMDDHWRVTLTGISDASVIYASVNAQVTEKLNLAVKYSEIDAGTASNDIDQNEIYAQAAYKMSKNLSTYVRLGQLEKDGYYADGSDLDSIIGRAHIQYSF, encoded by the coding sequence ATGAAAATCACAAAATTAAGTTTAGCCGCAATTATTGCAATTGGTTCTATTACATGTGCAAATGCACAGAGTTTAGAAAATGCAATTAAGAATGTTGAAGTATCTGGAACAGTAGTATATAGATACAATAATTATGAAGAAAATAACAGTGCTCAAAAAGATGACTCATATACTGCAAATAATTATAAAGCTGCAATTAATGTAAGCTCAAAAGTAAATGATGATATTAAATTTAACTCAAGATTTATTGCAGGTAATCAAGATAATGCAGGTGAAAATGTATATAATACTCAAAGTGAGAGTGATGAAAACTTTGATGTATTCTTATCAGAAGTTAATTTTGCTTATTCTGGTATTGAAAATACTATGATTACTATTGGTAAACAAGGTATTACAACTCCTTTTACTCTTTCTAGAGATTCATTAGGTAATGAAGCAACTGGTACAGGTGTTGTAGCTAGTACTCATATGGGTGATTTAGTATCTTTAACTGCTGGTTATTTCAATCAAACTAATCTTGATACAGGTGATCTTTTATCAAGTGTAGTGTCTGGTTCTAATGACTTTTACTATGTAAATGGTGTTTTAGCATTTTCAGGAATTACTATAGATGCAACATATGCAGATTCTGAAGATCAATTTGATGCATATTCAATTGGTGTTGCTACAAATATTGACTTAGGATCTGTTTCATTAAGTCCTTATGCTAGATATTCAGAATTAAACGAAGATGTATCTGATATTGAAAATACTTTATGGAAAGTAGGTATGGGTGCACAAGCTGGAATCTTTGGAGCTTACCTTGCTTATGGTGAAACAGGTGAAGATGGTGGTAATGTAGCTATTGATGCTAGTTCAGACGCTGGTATGGATGATCACTGGAGAGTAACATTAACAGGGATAAGTGATGCTTCTGTTATTTATGCATCTGTTAATGCTCAAGTAACTGAAAAATTAAATCTTGCAGTAAAATATAGTGAAATTGATGCTGGTACAGCTTCAAATGATATAGACCAAAATGAAATTTATGCACAAGCTGCATATAAAATGAGTAAAAACTTATCTACTTATGTTAGATTAGGTCAATTAGAAAAAGATGGTTACTATGCA
- a CDS encoding c-type cytochrome: MKKAILSSILLLSSTSIFADTTMCFKENHKSMSTIENTPLDGGVCAGQNTINDMKAKGWIVEDIKISQTPNGMSFIYILKTPTQQVSNTVSSTENQADMEARILKKLENKKEEEKKAQEIKEIKDAAIAGENTYVNKCQSCHGTNGEKKAYNTSRPLKDMTMEEMTLSIRDYKLGERNTQNAIIMTPYANFLDVNEIKGIYSYLNKINNN, translated from the coding sequence TTGAAAAAAGCTATTCTTTCATCAATACTATTATTAAGCTCAACATCTATCTTTGCAGATACAACAATGTGTTTTAAAGAAAATCATAAATCAATGAGTACTATTGAAAATACTCCACTAGATGGTGGTGTTTGTGCTGGACAAAACACTATCAATGATATGAAAGCAAAAGGCTGGATAGTTGAAGATATAAAAATATCACAAACTCCAAATGGAATGAGTTTTATATATATTCTTAAAACACCTACACAGCAAGTAAGTAACACAGTAAGTTCGACAGAAAATCAAGCGGATATGGAAGCTAGAATTTTAAAAAAATTAGAAAATAAAAAAGAAGAAGAGAAAAAAGCCCAAGAAATAAAAGAAATAAAAGACGCTGCAATAGCAGGGGAAAATACTTATGTAAATAAATGCCAATCTTGTCATGGAACAAATGGAGAGAAAAAAGCATATAATACATCAAGACCATTAAAAGATATGACAATGGAAGAAATGACTTTATCAATTAGAGACTACAAACTAGGAGAAAGAAATACACAAAATGCCATTATAATGACTCCTTATGCTAATTTCTTAGATGTTAATGAAATAAAAGGTATTTATTCATATTTAAATAAAATAAATAATAATTAA